The segment GCATGGTTGAATACATTGGCAGGTGTAGCACACGCGCCACCTTGTTGCAAACAACCACAGTCCACTTGTGAGCATGCAAAGTTTATATTTTTCAAAAGAGTCGCCAAGCTGGACGATGGTTTTGCCACACACCAAGTTTTCTTCAACCCCATTAAAAAAAGTTGGATAATTTTAGTTACATGTTACATAATCTTGAAAGTAATTAGTAATATGAGAATTTTTGATTTGATTAATTTATTTACCTGTGCATGAACTGATATCAAAGTCGACCCAACTGAAGAAGAACATCAAGAAGGAAATGAAATAAGATTCAAACGAGATTCATAGGTGTAAAAGTTTATATCAGATTTGATTAAAGAACTCGAAGTATAATGTAATGCGATTGATGAGTGTACATGATACCTGAAAGAAAGAACAACAGGAAGATGAAAGCAGAAGCAGATTGTTTCCCAGCCATTTGAATATTTGATTGTCTGTTATGGTGTCTGTGTGTGGAA is part of the Lactuca sativa cultivar Salinas chromosome 7, Lsat_Salinas_v11, whole genome shotgun sequence genome and harbors:
- the LOC111914870 gene encoding major pollen allergen Ole e 10 yields the protein MAGKQSASAFIFLLFFLSVGSTLISVHAQKTWCVAKPSSSLATLLKNINFACSQVDCGCLQQGGACATPANVFNHASVAMNLYYQSRGRNAWNCEFENSGLVTVSDPSYGGCSYV